AACAAATATCAGTTTACCATATTTCCCCCTTTCCATGGCAGTTCAAAAGCAAGACCTCTTGGTCTTTGAACTTAGTCCAAAGCCAGGTACAAGGAACTGGGGAAACAGATGTTACTTCAAATAAAATAACAGTTTCTTTCTCTAGATATTGTCACAACTAGTTGTCAAGACTTTACCAGTTCAATAAATGATCTTTCAAGCTTGTTTTTGTAGAACTGAAGGCCGTTTTGTGAGACATAGATAATGATGTTGGAAGTCTGCTTGTAAGTAAAATTGTGACATTGATTTGGAAGTTACCCTGCATGCAGTGTGTTGAAATTTTTACAATGTAAGGAAATGAAAGATTTTTTTTAGGCCGGGGCGAGGAAGTTATTGTTGTGCTGTTCAAGACTAAAGGTTCTAGTCTTCTCTTTAAAACATTTAGGTAGTAGATCGAGGTAGTTACTAAGAGTTCATGCATTAACTACACATAAATGTATTAGAATTTGAGATGACAGTAAATATAGCAACAAAAGGCAAAATCCACCTTGAAAGTGGAAATTATAAAATTAGAGGTTCTACAACCAAGGGTAATTTCTTAGACAAATAACTCAACTACTCTGATGGAATCAAAACTTACATAGGGACCCAACACCAAATAATACTTTTACAAGATTATTCAGGTACAAGCTAACCTGAGCAAATGCAGCAGTGTACTTTGGAAGAAATTTTAACCTCTTCAACAAAGGAACCAGATCTGAATTTTGTGGACAAGTTACCCTTGGAGCCGTCACCCTAGTCAGAGGGATAAACGTAACACGGCCACCTTTCAGTGAATTAAGGTGCCTGATTATCTGAGTTGATATATCATCATTTTCAACCACAACATGAAATAAGCTGTCCAGGAAAGAACAATAGTAAATAATAGAACTTCAACTGTAACCCAATGATAAAGATGACACCAAAGAATGGGGTAGAAAGTTAGTCATTAGATACCTGTTCCCAGCAGCAACGTCCACTGCAGTAAATAACTTTTCTTCACAATCAAGCAGCTCAATAACACAGCCAAATACCCCAGGAGTATTATGCTCTCTGCAGATCTTACGAACAGAATTTAGCCCTCTCCTCACATCCTGAAAGCATTACACAGGGGAAGATTGAGATGTTACATGTAATTCTGGGTAAGGATAGTATTTTGCACTTCTACTGCACAATTACAGTCACTGAGGCGCATATTTCAATTTGATATCAATCCATGTTCAGCATATGAGAAGCTACAAAAGGTCAGAAGTGATTACTCACACCAGGAGTTGCATGATCAAGGCTCTTCTCTGCCTTCTCAACTTCTGTTCTCAGTTTCTCAATTTCAGCAGAAAGTTCAGTTTCTTTCTTCCATAGAGTACTACGCCAAAATATATTTAGTAAATTCATATTAGAAAAGgtaatagaaattaaaaatggTAATTACAAAGACTCATACTTGTGCTCATCCTTCATCTTGTCCCTCTGTGCTTTATAATGACTGAACCCTTCACGTAACTGAGAGATGACACACTCCATGGTAGTAATTTCATTTCTTTGAGATCCAATGTAAGTACCCTGCTCATTCAACTCAGAATTAAGACGTTTGACTTCATCCTGAAGCTTTTTCTCCTGGAACatacaagaataaaaaaataagcatTTTACAAATGCCGTTTCCCCTACTGTCAAGAGAGCATAAGGACAGTCTATCAAAAGTTTATAGATGATTCTCTGTTTCTTGTAGCAGGAATTttattttaggatatatctgaATGATTTGGTGCATTTGGAAAAGGATCGGATGAGGTTGCTGTGCTCTTAGAGAGTTGGACAGGACCTGCTTGCCAGCTTGGCCAATTATTTTTTCATCACATGTAGTAGAAACGTCGGGGATGTTCAATTATAAATCATGTAGGAGAAGGCATTCTATTTGCTCCTCACCAGTTGGTATTTAAACCTGGCGTGGATGATGCTTTTCTTCACTATTCTTATTCTTTAAAAGTCCCTACAAATTTTAAGTAAGAAAAACTACATTGATTTACCCACTCACCATTCATCAATTAAACTCAATATCAGTGAAAACAACCATAAACCTAGGATACAATTTCTTATTTTAAGTTTTGTATAACTGTAGCCATGTGTACAGTTTGCTCCGAATCTGTACTTATTTATATGAAATTAATTTATTGGTTCAATCAAATTTTCGGATTTATGATCTGAATGACTGAATCCCATAATCGGTTAACTTAAATTGACTTCCATTACAGCCAGCATGCTTGAAGAAAGTTTTGAGATAAGATTAAcaatttaaaatgaaaaaaaaaaaaaaaaagtaatttttcTGAGGAACTCCTCAAATGGCTCTGAGTGGCATAAGGTTCTATATCTGCTAGTTGTGATTATGCAATACATAAACCACCATATACTCATATGACATGAGCAACACCATGATATGACATATATGGTACACAAAATACTCAAAAAGGAGGTCATACCTGTGCCAAATTTGAAGAAAGAACTCGTTCAAGATCATCAATTTCCTTTTGAAGCCATTTGTCACGAGCAGCTTTACTTGGAAACTGGGTCGCACGACCTTGTTTTTGATAAAGTATGCTAAGCTGCTTCTCGCGCTCCATTATTCTATATTCCAAGAGAACCAAATGTGAGAAAAAATACCAGCACCTAGCACCAATTTTGCAAATCTCAGAATAAATTACATTATTTGGAATGGACTTGATAGAGCATCTGTAGATAACACATAACTGTTACAAAGCCATAGTTCAGTCATATAAAACAGGTGCACAGAgtacttaaaagttaaaactgatTAACTAAATTGTTCGAGTAAAACAGAAACAAGGAGAGGCAACCATGTAAGATTTAAGTTTCCCGTGTAATGAATAGTAATTCATTACCAGGCCAGGGCAACTTAATCTTACTTTCCTATAATTGCACCAAATTTAGCAACTATAGGGATAGTGCAGAAGGTACACAACTGGATTAGTGTGCAAATTAACATAGTATTTGTCTAATACAGGGAGACTAGATGAACAAATTTGTAGCCTGCACATGAATCGTATGGAGATGACATGATGACATATTATAAACAAAATAACATTAACATTTTCAAAGGGATGAAGCAAAAGAATAACAAGCTGATATAACTTTCTGATATCAAATATCTATAGACGTACCCCTTTGTCATCTCCTTTTCCCTCATGACTTGATTCTCATACAGAGGACTTATCTTCTCAAGCTCATCCATTGAATCCTGAATTTCTTTCTGCAGACTTTGTAGTTGTTTCACAGCATCCTCCTGGAAGCATGAAAAGATCAACATATGCAGCATTTGTGTCCCTCCCATCACTAGCAACAGAACATGAataggaaaaaacaaaaaacaaaaaaaaaaaaaaattactgctGAAGGGATAAGTAATATTAGAATATTACTTTGGCTCGGATGTTTCCAGATATCTTCTCCTGTAGATCTTTGACATCAAGCTCAAGCTCTGTGTGTTTCTTTGTTGCTTCTGTTCTTCGCTTTTCTACTgcttctttctctttatttaaaGCTTGTAGCTCTTTTGTCAGATCTTTCAAAGCCTTATCCAAGTCCTTGGACTTTTCATGCGCCTCCAGCATGCTATTATTCTTTTGAGTTGATGTTTCAGAAAGCTTATTTCGAGCGTCTTCTACCTAATTCCGGGGGATGAAAAGCATACAGGTTGAGAAATAAAGACTGTCTTGATGCACACATTACACACAGCTGCCTTCCTACTAAATAGGAGCCAGAGAAAAATTAGACCCTCACTTCTATAGAAATGGAAGGCCAGAAAGACTAATTCTGATGCAACCATAACTCATCCACACCCAACTATAAACTTCATATACCTATTTCTTTCCATCAATACAACCCAAAAAACTGCTAACCCAATAGATCATTTCTACTAACCTCTGTCAGCCTTTGGCGAGCATCCTGAAGTTCCTTGTCATATATAGTGTACTCCAGAGATTTTCGCTGCTTGTCAAGCTGCTGATACTTTCTAAGTTCCTCTTTCTCTTCGTCCAGTTCCTTTAATCTCTCATCCAAGTACTGAACAACTTGAATTATCTGCTTTCTTTTGCTACCTGATTAGCAAAGGGAAAACAGAAATGTGAGAAAGCATAACTACTTACCATGAAACAACCAATGTATTGATGACTTACCAGTGTCCTGCATGATTTTCAAACTTTCTTGACATCTCTCCTCATACACTCGAGTGCCACCGATTTCCTTAAGTAAATCCAGTCGCTCAGAATCTTTCATCAGTGTCAAGGATGCTATCTATGAAACAGTAaccatttaaaaataaataaatattcttCAATCATAACTATAACTTAAGTTTAAACAAGTTGCACGGCTAAACCTTTCCTTGCTGCACAACATAATATGGATTGGAGCGAGAGAACCCAGCACTTTCCAGTAAATTCATAACCTCGGTTTTCCTGAAATTAAAGATATCTTCTCTCATTCAACAGACTCCATGGAAAAGTCTAGTGATCAAACCACATAATATGCAGTCCTAAATTTTTCTGCGGGGGAAGTTTATATACTCACGTGATGTGCTTTCCATTCAAGAAATACTCATCCTTCTTTAAACCAATTGTCCTTCGCAACCGCACTTCCTCCTTATCATCCTATTAAGAAGTGATGCAAAAGTGCAAGGAAGACCCCAATCGCCTCATTTTTTGTTAATAAGATAGACAGTGAGATGACAAACTGACTTTATTAAAAAGGAATCTAACTTATAAGAACAGGAATGAGGAGATGCAGCGTATTACCGTTATTCGATTGTCAGAGTTATCGAAGACAATCTCCACAAATGCAGATAAGACTTGGTGCCCTGCACCTTCctgtttaatatatatattgcaaTAAAAGCTGTTTACTAAGCAAATGGTTCAACATCCTTGATGAAAAATACAAGCATTTAGTAAGACATACATGGAGTAGCGTATGCCGATCGTCACTCCGAAGGTTTTGGAAAAGGTCACTTAGTACAAACTGAATTGCTATAAAAAaagtacaaaaataaaaacaacacatTTCAAAATGGGTCAAGATTTGGAAAAAGTTCTTCCAGAAGAATTAAAAATGCAAATAAAATACTTTCCACAGGATAAAACCACTGCAAGAATCGTTTTTTACTTGCTACTTACCATGGAAAAAGTTCGTCTTTCCAGACCCATTAGCACCAACTGAGTAGACATTGTtgaaatcaatgtcaaattaaTTAGAAAACATAATAGAGCATGGCATCAGTAGAGAAGCAAAAGCTGGTACAAACAGACCAGTGACATGTTTACTTTACTGATAAGATCTCAATTACAAGAGCAAATATGATAATTATGCTCCCATACAGATTTCATCAACAACAGAAAgcacaaaagcaaaagaaggagATTGTTACCAACACAATTGATTTTTGGACTGAATGGCTCAATAGCAACTTGTTCTCTGTAGCTCTTAAATCCTTCAATTATAATCTAATTCCAGAACCATAGACATCaaaaaattaatagaaaaataaatagtCCACTATAGATATCACTTAAGAAAACAAGGTAATTGAACTATACCTACAACCAAAACTCACCTGCTTTATGTGCATTTTGAAATCACCTGACTGTCAACCTCTGAGAAATGTCAAAGAAAAACTATCAACTTACAGTCATAGTAACAACTCAGGATTCCCATAAGGAATGTACCTAATAACCTAAAGCAACAACTCTTAGACACCAATTATCCATGGGTGTTCTGGCAAGGGAAAGATACACACACCCCACGTGCATTTACTTACAAACGCCATCCAAACAAAACCTTAGTATTGTGGAAGTACTTTTAAAGCAATCTATACCATTACAGAAGTGATTTGCCACTATCCTACGTACTGATAACTTTGCTTTAAGCCAAAGCACAAGCACTCGAAAATCATAGAAGCTAAAACCCTCAATCTGCCATGCATTACGATTTTTGAAACCTAATGGTGTATGGCCGATTGAAaacatggattttttttttttggtgaataaAAAATCATGGATTTGTTACTGAAGGAACCAATGCCAAGTCCAGTACAAAACCTAATCATACTTCTTCAGAGACGTAATCGGAAATTCAAGCTCTCGACCATGAGAATCTGGACTAAAACAACACCACCAATATGAAGGTATCGAACTGAACTCAAACCCTAGCTATACCCAGGGGTATATAACTATACATACAGTCTACAAACTAAAATTAACTCAAAGAGGCAGAAAACCACAAAGAAACTGAGCGATTCAAAGACTTTCGAGAAACCGAAAATTGAAATTACATTTGGTTCGGAATTTAAGCTAAAgattggagaagaaagagatacTTACCGGTTGAATTTGACAATTGAGTTCATACcatgaagaagaggagagagacgGCGAGGAGTGGTAGCAGTGGAGTAAGTGTTTGCTCAAGCTTGGGTTTGGGGTGGCGCGCAAGCTAAGCCGCGTGGGCTCGGCACGGAGTTAATATACAGCAGATCGGAGGCGAAGTAAAAGGCGGCAAAAATGAAAAAGGGTAAAAACTTTAAATGGTACATGCACTATTGAGGAAGGTATTTTTTGGCAAAAAGAATGTGTTGTAAATTGTCCCTCTGACTAGTCACGAGGGTTGGGTCTGCGAGGCTTTTTTTAGGGTTTGATCGCGCCGatcaaattctagggttttcctGGTGATCTGAGTCTGGTTTTGCGAGCAGAGTGTTCTGGTTTGTCTGTCTGAGCTGCTGCGCGCAAGAATGAGAGGGTATTGAACGTCGTTTTGCTGGTGTTATCGGAGAGGGAGTTGAGGGGTTTGAGGATAGGAGGAAGCGCTGCAAGGTCAGCGCTGCAGAAATTGTAGGGTGTTCACGGCGAAGTCATATCGTCGGCGGAGCTTTATGGACCTGTTCTCGAGACTAAGGGTGGATGGAACTTCTTCTCCACAAAGATATATATGGAGGTCATGGTTCTTGGCCTTTGGATGACTATGGTGTATGGATTCTGTTTAGTTGGGTAAGTACATAATAGACTCTAGATTCATCAATAATgttcttgtatttttttttttttctggaggAAATGTCGAGGAGGCTGTCTCATGACTCTCATGTCTATGTTTGCAGCGTTTATGATCTAGTGGTGTGTATATGGTTCAGGTGTATCTAGCCTCGAGGTTGGAGTGCTGTGTATGCATACCTTGACAACCCCGAGATGTGTTACTTAAGGTCACAACATGCACTTGAAAAAATTGGCATCGGGGTAAAGAAATTTATGTGGTCAGTCTCAGTGTTCAAGAAGCTAGGATATCAGGATCATACTTCGTTAACTTCTGTAGCTTAATACATAACTAGCTGCCTTTTTTGTTTGGCAGGAAACTCTGCCCGTAGCTACACCTTATGCGACATCTCCGCCACCTCTAAAGCCATCTAGTGTTAAAAATTATAGCAGCAGGACATACAAACTAGCTAGCCACTGCTAATTCACTTGAATCAATCATAATTCTGATTACACGCATGCTTTCCCTAATGTTTCTTAATTAGTTTCTTGAAAACTCCTGAATCTTTTTCATACCACCTATATTTCTATGTTTCTGTAGGTTTGAACTTGCCTTTAACTGATTGTTGCGACGTTCTTTCAACTATTGCAGAGGTTCATTCAATTATTGATAAGGGGCCAAAGAGTACCCTAGCTACAAGTATGGAAGACCTATATATAGTTCATGGCCGGTTTAGTACTTTAACTCTTCATCGAGGTGCTGCCTGAAGGCGTACGTTGAAAGAATTATAGTTTCTAAATGATTCCACTGATCGATGACTGTGAACTGTTTTTGCatgtacaaatttttttataaCAATTGATCGAGCTTGATAAATTCCTCCACTTCTCATATAATGTGATTGTTATTAACCACTTCTCATAGATATTACTGTGGAGCTAACTCCAGATTATGTGTTTTGACATGATTCTGCGATAGCTCTAATCACAAGGGCCGATCCTAACTTTTTCAAGGCCCTGagtgaaaaataacaaaactgCTTGTATATTCAtcaataaaatgaaatgaaaaaaaaattaagaaaaagtcTTCAATAATTGAGATCTCTAAAGAGAAGCCAAATATAAGTCCACTAAACTTTGAATGTAAATATTTAATTGCATAGAACAATAAAACGTGGAATCAACTTTGTTCCACCATTAATAACATAAGTGCTCATTGGAATGTATAAGCATCTCTTGGAATGGGACTAGCCTTAAGTGCTCAATATAAGTGCTCAATAATAACATAAGTGTGGATTGGATTGGGACTAGCCTTAAGTTGCTCATTGGAATGTATAAGCATCTCTTACGAAGCTTGCaatcgagcttgggaggcttgcaAGAAAGCTTGAGAAGGTTTCAATTGAGCTAGTAGTCCCACCAGTTAGGGATTACATCACCCCTAACTGGTGGGGTGGTTCACATGTCTTCTGGCAAAGATTCTGAGTCTGAGGTATGCACTCCCGTGGGTGCCCTCAAGTAGGGGTCATAGTTGGGAACATGAATAAATTGGGATGGTCTTTTGTCTTTGGTCGGGGACTATCCTAGTAGTGTTGAATTTTGTTTCTATAGCACTTGAGCTTCATCTCATGGATTCATTATGTTTGATTAGTCTAGGTTTGTCTTAGATTTTTCATTCATGACTCTTTCTGTCGTTGTCCAGAGTTCCGGTGAGTCATCTCTTGTAATGTTTCCTACTTTATTTCAATGGACTGACACCCCAcgcgttcaaaaaaaaaaaaaaactttgttccttcttgtttttccttttttgatcGAGATTGACTTGCAACTCCAACTTCCAATTGcacctaatattgaaaattgaaaataaattagcaAGTTGTTAGAAATCAACATAACCCAAAAATCAAGTAACCcaatatcaaaattgaaaaacaccCAATACCTATTTTGATTTGTATGTCAGCCTACATCGATGGAAAGCCGAAGAATTAGTATGAACACCGTAGAAGAATAGAAGCATAGAGAGGAGAAAGAGTGGATGATGATAAATGAtgagaagaaattgaagaataATTGAATAAGCAATGAAACCAATTTAAAGAGAATTTACTTGATTTCAAGGTTTGAGAGAGAGTAAGAGATGCTGGAATAATGACGTCGTGCGTgcagttggaagaagaagaagaagaaaaaaagacgcagattttttattttgaaatagaagttgaattcattaaaTCAACAGCAAAAAGGCTAGAGTCTACCATaacttacataagcaaaactcggcaagaaaatccgaacTAAACTATCTAAGTTAAAGCAGATCATTAAAATCTGTGGGACGCTCACATTTAAgtgagcctatacaagaatgaaaaaacctcgcctcctacggaaaagaaattattcaactagccctcacttgccaatcacgcaacGCAATTGTGATACAAGCAAGACACTAGAAACGTCATAAAAGACTTATAGAAGTTAATCCAACCTTCCACAAACTCATACCCTAATACATTAGGGTCCCGACTACCTTGACCTGAGCCCAAGCTCATACACCTGAGCCCAAATCAATTCTTGCTTAGCAAGCCAGTTCCCCTGCCTCATCAGCCCAAGATTGAGCCTAGGCCCAAAGACCCAAGCCCAACCCCAAGCAAGGAGGGCAACAGCCCTAAACCCCATTGTCTAATTTGCTTCTGCCGCCATCTGCCGAGTCAGCCCCTCTGACGGCTGGCTGGTCCACCGCAACAtcaaatctagctaacaaaCCGAGTAGAGATCGCTGACGACAACCCGGTTGAAAGTTTGCCCACCACTGAAACCGGCGAAGCAAGCCTCGTCCAAGTCTGCATAATCAAATCGCTCTACGTCGACCTGCCTCGATCTTGTTACCCCCGCTGAGCTTTACCGCAATCCGGTAAGTCAAGGTTTGCCAAATCCAATCCAGATCACACAAACCCTACGCTAAGACCCGTCTGCACTTTGCGCCTACCTCTCTGACGCTGCCCACCGCCTGAGAAAGAAACCCAAACAAAAGAAACACCACGCCTGGCCCAAGACCAACGCTAGACACAGTCAGACGCTGCGCCGCCGTTTGCacaaaccctaggtctaggtttCCCTAGGTTTGCTCTACTTTTGCAAGAAAAGACGTAGATTGCGTCTAGAAATCTCTAATATTATTTTAATGTTCTTTACTTATCtttgtatatataattatatatatatatatataattatatatatatatatatataaaatcttATTTTAAAAATATGGTGCCCCCTTATCTGTTGTGCCCTGTGTGGTCGCCAACGCTGCCCAGCAACCTATTGTTGATGAGCTAGGTGGATTGCATCAAAGAGTTTTGATTATGAATGTTAATTACTTTGAGATTAGAGCGCCTCACATCATGCAAATGCAAAATGTAACCATTTGCGTTGATGAACATGTTGGAATACATAAAATGTGATTAAGTgtaacattattttttttttgagttgaaaaggTCATTCTTTTTTACTATTGagcaagcagtacaataatCATTTGTCCATAAGGCAGTCAGTAGAGGCCATTACATATAGCACACTCCTCACATAAGCATACTAAATAGCACACTTCTAGCACACACCcactttttttaattaaacgcaaaaataagaaacaaagtgatttcaaaattaaataaattacatataaagCCACTTGTTATTTATCGATCTTTTTCACTcaaaaaaggtaaaaaaaatagACCTACCATCCTTTCGTGAAAATGGATGGAGACCAAAAGCTAAAACATAAAATGGAAATCTAGAAATTCTAGAAGCCCAGAAGATCCAAGGTTGAATAGAAGTCCAACTTaattgaaattaattaacatctCTCACTCGTCGAATTAAATTCGAAGATTTGccgtttcccttttttttttgggagaattGCCAACACGTTACTTATAACTCGTGTTGGTGATAAAATGGTTCAAAGTTCACAATTAGTTCCAACTCATTGTTCTATCTTTATCCTTTGTGCAATTTAAATATGATATTTATTGCAAATTAACTGGTCCAGGGCCTGCTTTACATTGCTGGCcgagaaaaacaaggaaaggaATTCGTATTCTTAAATAACTCTTCTATCTTGTTTCAAAGTTTccctctccattttcttttgaacCTTTTGCTCCTTGGCTCTTTCTGTTTACACTGAAATTTCCGAAGCTATTTATTCTAAGGCGCTCATTGCTATGACAAACCATTCTAGTTAAAACCAGCTAAACCCTCTCTGCGGGAGACAAAAAGTCTCAAAGTCCATGCAATAACATGGCATTAAAGTCTGGAAGTGATCGCCGTTGTCCATGGCTGATTCTCCCTGCAACTCTTCTCATTGTCCTCCTTGCCTATGGAGCTCATGCTGAGGACATTTTTCTTCAATGGGACGTCGCCGTCGATACGAGTATCAGACCTGCATCCGTGGACCAACCGGTATGTATGAACAAATTAAACTATGTGTTATTTTCCAAGTTCGTATCCCTCTTCCACCTAattcaaaaaatgaaaatgaagatTTGTGTTTCAGCTCATAATCCATCTTTGTTGTTGTAAAATAGGTTATTACAATCAACGGGAAGTTTCCAGGGCCGCTTATCAATGCCACAACCAATGATATTGTTCATGTTAATGTGTTTAATAATATGGATGAAGAGCTGCTCATAACATGGTATGGCCAAATCTCTCATGATTTCTTGCACCTGACAATCATACtgaaatcaaaatatatattagaGGAAAAGTATAAGGAATTGAAACATTGTTGGAGTCTTGCATGCACTTAGGTAAGCACAAGTAGTGAGAGAGGGTGGAAATTAGGTTAAAATTACCGTAGGTCAATACTATGAGTAGCCCATCTTACACTTCTGAACTGTCAAGCCGGCACAACAAAAGTTTTTACTTGATCATCCAGATTGATAGATTGGTTACACTAGAGcagccagttttttttttttttttttaaatagtaaAATAATTTCATCAACCTCTTTGAACATTAGAATATAACACTCGCACAACCCTTAAAATTAATGGCCGGCAATACCTGTGAGCTAATTACAAGCCCCTAAAGATTAAAGAATTCTATTGCAGGAATGGGATACAACAAAGGCTAAACTCTTGGCAAGATGGAGTTTCCGGAACAAATTGTCCCATTCAGCCTTTTACAAACTGGACGTATGTGTTCCAACTCAAGGATCAAATTGGTACTTTTTCCTACTTTCCCTCCATCAACTTCCTCAAAGCTGGTGGGGGATTCGGTCCGATTCAGATCCATAATCGTCCCATCATCCAAGTTCCATATCTGAAACCGGAAGCCGAGTTCGATCTTCTCATTGGTGATTGGTATGAGACGAGTTACAAGGTAAAAATTTTGCACCATGATAATGATCTATACATGTTATGCACAATGTTGATTTTGAATAACATAATATAATGTTTCATAAATATAACAGGATCTTAGATCCACACTCAGCAGCAAGCAAATGGCCGCCTACAATAGTACCCCTGATAAAATATTGATGAATGGAAAAGGATCATACGGGGATCCTCTAACAAAGGCGTATGAGTCCTTCACTGTTACATCAGGTACAAATGGGGGTTAgtttagtgtgtgtgtgtgttatcgGACGATCTGATATGTCCTATTGTCGAATTGTCATTTACTGGCACTTGTTGCCGTAATACATCAAATGCAATATGTACTTATATAGGTAATTGCATCATTGATAACAGTCATTTGCTTATATTTTTGCAGGGAAGACATACCTAATTAGGATATCAAATGTTGGAAGTGCGTGGAGTTTGAATTTCTTGATTCAAAATCATCGAATGGTGCTGGTTGAAACAGAAGGATCCTATACTAATGAAATCACCTTGGATTCTCTTGATGTACATGTTGGACAGTCCTACTCTGTGCTTGTCACAGCTGATCAAGCCACTTCAGACTATTACATGGTAGCAACTCCTAAATTGCTTAAAATCACAGATATGACCAAATTTGGAATTGGTGTGCTGCACTATGATAGCTCCACCACAGCTGCTAGTGGACCTCTACCAATTGG
This portion of the Rosa chinensis cultivar Old Blush chromosome 1, RchiOBHm-V2, whole genome shotgun sequence genome encodes:
- the LOC112182251 gene encoding monocopper oxidase-like protein SKU5; protein product: MALKSGSDRRCPWLILPATLLIVLLAYGAHAEDIFLQWDVAVDTSIRPASVDQPVITINGKFPGPLINATTNDIVHVNVFNNMDEELLITWNGIQQRLNSWQDGVSGTNCPIQPFTNWTYVFQLKDQIGTFSYFPSINFLKAGGGFGPIQIHNRPIIQVPYLKPEAEFDLLIGDWYETSYKDLRSTLSSKQMAAYNSTPDKILMNGKGSYGDPLTKAYESFTVTSGKTYLIRISNVGSAWSLNFLIQNHRMVLVETEGSYTNEITLDSLDVHVGQSYSVLVTADQATSDYYMVATPKLLKITDMTKFGIGVLHYDSSTTAASGPLPIGPDPFDIELSINQANSIRWNLTTGAARPNPQGSFNVHNVTLSQTFILSASTAEIDGAPKFTVNNVSYLTPDTPLKLADHLVNGSGVYELDEFSTNSTNVKPERGVFVASGIHKGWIELVFHNDLEVMDSWHLDGFGFFVVGYGRGKWSAKSRSTYNVYDPVVRSTIQVYPRRWSAVYAYLDNTGMWNLRSQHLKNWYLGEELYVRVYDADPNPAKERPSPNNILLCGKFAPPTPPSGPSAPPPKPSSAPSLQITAAGSHIVIICIIATFIQISRGSFNF
- the LOC112182509 gene encoding structural maintenance of chromosomes protein 3, which codes for MHIKQIIIEGFKSYREQVAIEPFSPKINCVVGANGSGKTNFFHAIQFVLSDLFQNLRSDDRHTLLHEGAGHQVLSAFVEIVFDNSDNRITDDKEEVRLRRTIGLKKDEYFLNGKHITKTEVMNLLESAGFSRSNPYYVVQQGKIASLTLMKDSERLDLLKEIGGTRVYEERCQESLKIMQDTGNKRKQIIQVVQYLDERLKELDEEKEELRKYQQLDKQRKSLEYTIYDKELQDARQRLTEVEDARNKLSETSTQKNNSMLEAHEKSKDLDKALKDLTKELQALNKEKEAVEKRRTEATKKHTELELDVKDLQEKISGNIRAKEDAVKQLQSLQKEIQDSMDELEKISPLYENQVMREKEMTKGIMEREKQLSILYQKQGRATQFPSKAARDKWLQKEIDDLERVLSSNLAQEKKLQDEVKRLNSELNEQGTYIGSQRNEITTMECVISQLREGFSHYKAQRDKMKDEHNTLWKKETELSAEIEKLRTEVEKAEKSLDHATPGDVRRGLNSVRKICREHNTPGVFGCVIELLDCEEKLFTAVDVAAGNSLFHVVVENDDISTQIIRHLNSLKGGRVTFIPLTRVTAPRVTCPQNSDLVPLLKRLKFLPKYTAAFAQVFARIVVCRDLDVATKVAHTDGLDCITLEGDQVSKKGGMTGGFYDHRHSKLKFMNLIRQNAKSTNLKEEELEKITFMLEEIDRKITDLETKLGKIDAERAHSKLKLEQLKQDIVNANKKESLISKALGNKEKSLADVQTQIDQLRASMAMKRAEMVTDLIDHLTPKEKDLLSRLNPEIADLKEKLITCKADRTETEARKVELETNLTMNLKRRKQELETTVSSAETDNLHGEDEIKVQELNDARLLVEDATEQLRRVSESIDGQSRKFRKTKDEKTMWKNSEDNYERTFQDVAKELEQQLSKRNMYLAKQEEYSKKIRELGALSSDAFETYKRRNIKELHKMLHSCNEQLQRFSHVNKKALDQYVNFTEQREELQRRQAELDAGDEKIAELISFLDQRKDESIERTFKGVARNFREVFSELVQGGHGHLLMVKRKDGIHADDDLDEDEGPETDRSEKYIGVKVKVSFTGQGETQSMKQLSGGQKTVVALTLIFAIQQCDPAPFYLFDEIDAALDLQYRTAVGNMIRRLADTETTQFITTTFRQELVEVSDKIYGVTHSNRVSRVNVISKEEALNFIDQDQSHYAN